Proteins encoded within one genomic window of Bermanella sp. WJH001:
- a CDS encoding NAD(P)H-dependent glycerol-3-phosphate dehydrogenase, producing the protein MTTQEPLVQKATVLGGGSFGTAIANILAENGFQVSLWMRNPQAVADINNTHENKQYLPGVQLHTGINATDDLADAIQGSQVVFYAIPSKSFREIVERTLGLVDKEQILISTTKGIEPDGFNLMSDILRGVFPTNPVGVISGPNLAKEIAQGQLAATVIASKDKRVRDFIQQSLSCKFFRIYVNADMYGVELGGALKNIYAIITGMAAALGFGENTKAMLITRSLAEMSRFAVSQGANPMTFLGLAGVGDLVATCVSPLSRNYRVGYAVGKGESLEQAIESLGEVAEGINTLRYVRNEANEMGIYMPLVNALYAVLFEGVKVDEVANALMTGDHNTDVEFSLPRGA; encoded by the coding sequence ATGACAACACAAGAACCTTTAGTACAAAAAGCTACCGTACTTGGTGGTGGTAGTTTTGGTACTGCAATCGCAAATATACTTGCTGAAAATGGTTTTCAAGTGAGCTTATGGATGCGTAACCCTCAGGCGGTTGCAGATATCAATAACACGCATGAAAACAAACAATATCTACCAGGTGTGCAACTGCATACTGGCATAAATGCTACGGACGACTTGGCCGATGCTATTCAGGGCAGCCAAGTTGTTTTTTATGCTATTCCAAGTAAATCGTTTCGCGAAATCGTTGAGCGAACTCTAGGTTTGGTTGATAAAGAACAAATTCTTATTAGCACCACAAAAGGGATTGAGCCAGATGGCTTTAATCTTATGAGCGATATCTTACGAGGGGTTTTCCCAACCAATCCAGTGGGTGTTATTAGCGGACCTAACCTTGCAAAAGAAATTGCACAAGGCCAGTTGGCAGCAACGGTTATTGCAAGTAAAGATAAGCGTGTGCGTGACTTTATTCAGCAAAGTTTAAGCTGTAAATTTTTTAGAATTTACGTTAATGCCGATATGTATGGCGTTGAACTTGGTGGTGCTTTAAAAAACATATACGCCATTATAACCGGCATGGCGGCAGCTCTTGGTTTTGGAGAAAATACCAAAGCCATGTTGATTACGCGTAGCCTTGCAGAGATGAGTCGTTTTGCGGTTTCCCAAGGGGCTAACCCAATGACCTTTTTGGGTTTAGCGGGCGTCGGTGATTTAGTTGCCACCTGTGTATCGCCGTTAAGTCGAAATTATCGAGTGGGTTATGCGGTAGGTAAAGGCGAGAGCCTAGAGCAAGCCATAGAGTCATTGGGTGAAGTTGCTGAAGGTATTAATACTTTGCGCTATGTTCGTAATGAAGCCAATGAAATGGGTATTTATATGCCATTAGTGAATGCTTTATACGCGGTACTGTTTGAAGGTGTGAAAGTGGATGAAGTAGCAAACGCATTAATGACAGGTGACCACAATACGGATGTCGAATTTTCTTTACCAAGAGGTGCCTAG
- a CDS encoding STAS domain-containing protein, whose translation MNTGKILVAQSQGIYIIKFVGDVRLNLCSTLDQYTDHMFESEEFKTVIIDLTETQCIDSTSLGQLAKISILYKEKYGQLPTIISTQDDINRILLSMGFDQVFYIVKELVSRVEYLDELPLKSVDEAEMKQRVLEAHKLLMDMNQNNRDAFQDLVNSLEEN comes from the coding sequence ATGAATACGGGAAAAATTCTCGTTGCTCAAAGCCAAGGTATATACATAATTAAATTCGTCGGTGATGTACGTTTAAATTTGTGTAGCACACTTGATCAGTACACTGACCACATGTTTGAAAGTGAAGAATTTAAAACGGTGATTATTGATTTAACTGAAACCCAGTGTATCGATAGTACCTCTCTTGGTCAGCTTGCAAAAATATCAATTTTATATAAAGAAAAATACGGCCAACTTCCTACCATTATTTCTACTCAAGATGATATCAATCGAATCTTATTAAGTATGGGATTTGATCAGGTATTTTATATCGTAAAAGAACTGGTATCCCGTGTGGAATACCTAGACGAATTACCACTTAAATCCGTTGATGAAGCAGAAATGAAACAACGTGTATTAGAGGCTCATAAGTTATTGATGGATATGAACCAAAATAATCGCGATGCATTTCAGGATTTAGTTAATAGCTTAGAAGAAAACTGA
- a CDS encoding response regulator, which translates to MSVVSGRVLVIDDEAIVRESIVAYLEDSGFDVIEAENGYEGVACFNSQQPDIVLCDLRMPNMDGLTVLKQINKTHPNTPFIVVSGAGVMADVVQALRLGASDYLIKPILDMEVLEHSIVRNLKQRRLIEQNSAYRAQLESNNRELAARLEELRIDQQAGREVQKRMLPENQAQMTGIEFNYHIIPSLYLSGDFVDYFPVSSDKVVFYIADVSGHGASSAFITVLLKNLSNRLRRNLKRQSSDDLLTPHKVIKRINKELVEAQLGKHVSLFWGMIDLPSTTLSYSVAGQFPMPILSNENGVHYLEGRSQPAGLFAAAQYETYDVKLGQSFQLVAVSDGILEVLPHTSLAEKEACLLEWVTHGQLTIENLESLLKIDTGNEIPDDITLLTLSRTE; encoded by the coding sequence CGGAAAATGGCTATGAAGGAGTGGCGTGCTTTAATAGTCAGCAGCCAGACATCGTTCTGTGCGATCTTCGAATGCCCAATATGGACGGATTGACCGTCTTAAAACAAATTAATAAAACCCACCCTAATACACCTTTCATTGTTGTTTCTGGTGCAGGTGTCATGGCTGACGTGGTACAAGCCCTGCGACTAGGGGCCAGTGACTATCTGATTAAGCCCATTCTTGATATGGAAGTGCTTGAGCACAGCATTGTTCGAAATCTAAAGCAAAGACGTCTGATCGAGCAAAATAGTGCTTATCGAGCTCAATTAGAAAGTAATAACCGTGAATTAGCCGCTCGTTTAGAAGAGCTGCGAATCGACCAACAAGCCGGTCGTGAAGTGCAAAAACGCATGCTGCCTGAAAACCAAGCCCAAATGACGGGTATTGAGTTTAATTATCATATTATTCCTAGCCTTTATTTAAGTGGCGACTTTGTTGATTATTTCCCCGTTAGCAGTGACAAGGTTGTGTTTTATATTGCTGATGTGAGTGGCCATGGTGCTTCTTCTGCCTTTATTACGGTATTACTTAAAAACCTCAGTAATCGATTAAGACGTAACCTGAAGCGTCAATCTAGTGATGATTTGTTAACCCCCCATAAGGTGATCAAACGCATTAATAAAGAGTTGGTTGAAGCCCAACTTGGCAAGCATGTAAGTTTATTTTGGGGGATGATTGATTTGCCATCCACCACACTTTCTTATAGTGTGGCGGGCCAATTTCCAATGCCCATCTTAAGTAACGAAAATGGTGTACACTACTTAGAAGGGCGTTCGCAGCCTGCTGGTTTATTTGCAGCGGCGCAATATGAGACTTATGACGTTAAATTGGGGCAGTCGTTTCAATTGGTGGCGGTCTCTGATGGTATATTAGAAGTGTTACCACACACCTCATTGGCTGAAAAAGAAGCCTGTTTATTGGAATGGGTAACTCATGGTCAATTGACCATAGAAAACTTGGAATCCTTGCTTAAAATTGACACTGGCAATGAGATACCAGATGACATTACATTGCTAACATTGTCTAGGACAGAATGA